The Coffea eugenioides isolate CCC68of unplaced genomic scaffold, Ceug_1.0 ScVebR1_211;HRSCAF=849, whole genome shotgun sequence genome segment TGCCAGTTGATTATCAAATTTTGCTAATagaaatgcaacaaatgacggaagccaggactttgggctttgtaatgaggtcaggtgggatGTTTTCCAgaaaggttaaggcttgaaagcaagTTCGATGCCAGGGGTAAAATAaactgagattgcatcatttccGATTTTGAATGAAACCggggaaaatttgccccagtttaatcGGATTTTcactctttgcattttcttcattgcattttcctcacttttgcatttttctttaaaaattaaatttgccccagtgtggggttcttttccctttcttttgctcatctctctttcaaaattaaaattttgccccagtgtggggtttgcaatcctcaggggttatcaaacgaaaattttgtcaattggctcaaaggggacaagtagggataaaatattttaagtgtaaaagaagatggcctgacttgcatttcgccattttgcatgaatttctaaagaaaatttgcacgatcaaatgaaaaactttttgcacatatctgagttgatgggttgagggaatgcccgtccatccatttctgctaGAATAAgggctccgccaggtaataccttttggacaatgaacggcccttgccaattcggagcaaatttgcctttagcttcatcttgcatcgacaaaattcgcttcagtaccttatcaccttcttcaaatgcccgCCGATGGACCTTTTTGTTGTAAGCTCGGGCCACCCGTTTCTGATAACACTGACCATGACAAATAGCATTGAATCGCCTTTCATCGATCGACGTCAATTGTTCATggcgctgctttatccagtcAGCCTCCTCCAACTTAGCTTCCATGAGGATTCGCAACGAAGGAATTTCAACTTCGGCTGGTAACacagcttccattccatacatgagtGAATACGGTGTTGCCCCAGTTGATGTCCGGATAGAAGTCCGGTATGCCAtcaatgcataaggcaacttttcatgccaatcgcgatgcctttcagtcattttgcggataatctttttcaaattcttgttcgcggcttctacagctccattcatctgaggcctataaatggcagaattgcggtgtttgattttgaactgctcacatagtccatctaccatgtcattgttcagattcttggcattgtccgtgataagcgtttcgggtactccgaagcgacagatgatgtgatctctcaggaaattggccactaccttcttcgtgacatgtttgaatgactctgcttcaacccatttggtaaagtactcgatcgccaccaatataaatcgatgtccatttgaagcgggaggatcgattgtaccaatcacgtccataccccacattgaacagggccatggggcggtcatgctatgcagttcagtgggtggagcgcgtataatgtcaccgtgcatttggcattttatacatctccggacaaaatttatacaatcatgctccatagtaagccagaagtatccggttctcatgattttcttcgctagcaaatggccattcatgtgaggtccacaaacgccactatgcacttccttcatcatatattgagcttcatcttcatcaatgcaccttaaaaggttcaaatccgaggttcttttgtacaacacttctccatttaagaaaaattttgaagccattctacgcagaaaactCTTGTCCTTTGTACCAGCATGCAGAGGGTAAGACCCCGTTTTGAGAAACTCTTTAAGATCATTAAACCAAGGAATAGTATCCGAGGACTCGTCTGTAACCCAGCAGTGGGCAGGCTTGTCTTGAAGTTGAACTTGGATTGGTTCGATCTTCAATTCATCAGGATACTGGATCATAGAAGCTAAGGTAGCCAAAGCATCGGCGAATGCATTCCTGGCTCTCGGGAGATGTCtaaactccaaattttgaaactgcTTGGCCAAAGTAAGCAGACTACAATGGTAGGGTAGAATTTTcgaatctttggttatccattGTTTCAAGGTTTGATGcacgagcaaatctgaatcactgAAAACTATCAATTCTTTGATTTCTATTTCCAAcgccattttgagaccaaaaatgcaagcttcatattcagccatgttaTTCGTGCAAGCgaattgcaatttggcagcggcagggtaatgcttcccttcgggtgacaccaaaacagctccaattccagctccgagagaattcgaagctccatcgaagaaaagcctccattcaggacTTTGTTCACTTATATCATCTGCAGCGCCTACAAATAGGACCCTCTCGTCAGGGAAATAAGTACGGAGTGGTTGGtaatcatcatcccttggattttccgccaaatgatcagctatagcttgccccttgaccgccttttgtgaggtgaaaacaatatcgaatTCTGAGAGAATTATCTGCCATTTCGCCAAACGCCCAGTCAacatcggcttctccaaaagatacttcaaaggatcagatcgggaaataagataagtggtatggctcaacaggtAGTGTCTCAACTTTTGGgctgcccaggccaatgcacagcagcttttctcaatgaatgaataatcaGCCTCGtactgcgtgaacttcttgcttagatagtaaatggcttgtTCTTTCCTTCCGGATTCATCGTGCTGACCCagaacacaccctactgctCCATCGAGTACAGATAAATACATAATCAAAGGTCGGCCCGGTTTGGGCGGCACTAAAACTGGTGGATgcaacaaataatctttaatcttgtcaaaagcctgttgacactcctcattccaatacaacggcacattctttctcaataatttgaacaacggctcgcaTGTGGCAGTTAGCTGGCCGATGAACCTCCCAATGAAATTGATCTTCcctaagaagcttttcacgtccttctgagttttcggcactggcatatctcgaattgctttgattttcgCCGGATCTATTTCTATGCCCTTCTTGCTAACAATGAATCCCAACAGCTTACCCGCAGGTGCTCCGAAGGCGCATTTTGCAGGATTtagcttcaaattgtacttccgTAACCTCTCGAATAATTTCTTCAGATCAACCAAGTGGTCCTCTGCCCTTTTGGACTTgattataatatcatccacgtagacctccatctcccggtggatcatatcatgaaatagggttgtcatggtcctctgatatgttgctccagcattctttaaaccgaaaggcatgactcggtagcaaaaggtaccccaaggggtaatgaaagcagtcttctccctatcctcctctgccattaaaatttggtggtagccagcgaaacaatcgcaaaaggtttcaatctcatgtccggccgtattgtctaagagaatgtgaatgtttggtagagggaaatcatctttaggactggctttattaaggtcTCTATAGTCAATACAAACTCTTACCTCTCcactcttttttggaacagggacaggatttgaaagccaaattgggtaatgggaaacaatgataatgttggttttgagttgtttttcaatctgctcttttattttgagacttatatctggtttgaattttctgggtttttgttttacgggtggaaaagaagggtctgtgggtaacctatgcaccaccacatcagttgaaatgccagtcatatcatcataggaccacgcaaatacatcctggaacatggtcaagaattcaaacaactcctttttctgcctttcattcaaatgaatactaatttgcacctccttaacctcatcctcagtgccaatattaaccttttctgtttcttccaggttcggttttggtttttcctcatattgttcaaagtcctttgcaaaagaatcgaatacttcctcattatcactctcgctttggagttcagattcacagacctccaagtcgtgagtgatatagagattgccattatcgTATTCCAGAactgtgatatccaaagggtcaaataattttatttttggccatctgaaagaattaacgaatgtgggataataagtaaataagcatacaacaaacaaatgaatcaagcaatatgaatataaacaatcgaataaacaacacaacaatgacaagaacaacttgtgcaTTTTTATAAaga includes the following:
- the LOC113756248 gene encoding uncharacterized protein LOC113756248 translates to MAREMIRGGYKFDKGLGRELQGILKPVKIVEKRDTFGLGFRPTAKDFKEMKERKRAEKEGRQRAFDIPPLWYTFPRPTEIITSEGNSTEEIENSLSQLFVGAIFEDNFLSEAEFPDIPEGSISNWTAESGEVRVCIDYRDLNKASPKDDFPLPNIHILLDNTAGHEIETFCDCFAGYHQILMAEEDREKTAFITPWGTFCYRVMPFGLKNAGATYQRTMTTLFHDMIHREMEVYVDDIIIKSKRAEDHLVDLKKLFERLRKYNLKLNPAKCAFGAPAGKLLGFIVSKKGIEIDPAKIKAIRDMPVPKTQKDVKSFLGKINFIGRFIGQLTATCEPLFKLLRKNVPLYWNEECQQAFDKIKDYLLHPPVLVPPKPGRPLIMYLSVLDGAVGCVLGQHDESGRKEQAIYYLSKKFTQYEADYSFIEKSCCALAWAAQKLRHYLLSHTTYLISRSDPLKYLLEKPMLTGRLAKWQIILSEFDIVFTSQKAVKGQAIADHLAENPRDDDYQPLRTYFPDERVLFVGAADDISEQSPEWRLFFDGASNSLGAGIGAVLVSPEGKHYPAAAKLQFACTNNMAEYEACIFGLKMALEIEIKELIVFSDSDLLVHQTLKQWITKDSKILPYHCSLLTLAKQFQNLEFRHLPRARNAFADALATLASMIQYPDELKIEPIQVQLQDKPAHCWVTDESSDTIPWFNDLKEFLKTGSYPLHAGTKDKSFLRRMASKFFLNGEVLYKRTSDLNLLRCIDEDEAQYMMKEVHSGVCGPHMNGHLLAKKIMRTGYFWLTMEHDCINFVRRCIKCQMHGDIIRAPPTELHSMTAPWPCSMWGMDVIGTIDPPASNGHRFILVAIEYFTKWVEAESFKHVTKKVVANFLRDHIICRFGVPETLITDNAKNLNNDMVDGLCEQFKIKHRNSAIYRPQMNGAVEAANKNLKKIIRKMTERHRDWHEKLPYALMAYRTSIRTSTGATPYSLMYGMEAVLPAEVEIPSLRILMEAKLEEADWIKQRHEQLTSIDERRFNAICHGQCYQKRVARAYNKKVHRRAFEEGDKVLKRILSMQDEAKGKFAPNWQGPFIVQKVLPGGALILAEMDGRAFPQPINSDMCKKFFI